The following coding sequences lie in one Streptomyces venezuelae genomic window:
- a CDS encoding carbohydrate ABC transporter permease: MSASTRTLVRPAVLKTRKGRLIYWSVLALALLLFTVAFIVPLYWAATGAMKSSTELARNPPTYVPESWHPENYAKAWREMDLSRYFLNTVVLAGGAWLVQLAVQIPAAYALSKLRPRFGNVVLGLMLVTLMMPATALLVPVYLTVVDVPLFNRNLINSPSAVWLPAAANAFNIYILKNFFDRIPDELLDAAKVDGAGPVTTMWRVVLPLARPIIAVVSILSIVTAWKDFLWPLLVLPDPARQPLSVFLQRVAQDTPLNSLVAGLVMASLPLVALFLVFQRHIIAGLGAGSLKG; the protein is encoded by the coding sequence ATGTCCGCCTCGACGCGCACCCTCGTCCGCCCCGCCGTCCTGAAGACGCGCAAGGGACGGCTGATCTACTGGTCGGTCCTCGCCCTCGCGCTCCTCCTCTTCACGGTCGCCTTCATCGTGCCCCTGTACTGGGCGGCGACCGGCGCCATGAAGTCCTCCACCGAGCTGGCGCGGAACCCGCCCACGTACGTCCCCGAGAGCTGGCACCCCGAGAACTACGCGAAGGCGTGGCGGGAGATGGACCTCTCCCGCTACTTCCTCAACACGGTCGTCCTGGCCGGCGGGGCCTGGCTGGTGCAACTCGCGGTGCAGATCCCGGCCGCGTACGCCCTGTCGAAGCTGCGCCCCCGGTTCGGCAACGTGGTGCTCGGCCTGATGCTCGTGACGCTGATGATGCCCGCCACCGCGCTCCTCGTGCCGGTCTACCTCACCGTCGTCGACGTCCCGCTGTTCAACCGCAACCTGATCAACAGCCCCAGCGCGGTGTGGCTGCCCGCGGCCGCCAACGCGTTCAACATCTACATCCTGAAGAACTTCTTCGACCGGATCCCCGACGAGCTCCTCGACGCGGCGAAGGTCGACGGCGCGGGGCCCGTGACGACCATGTGGCGCGTGGTGCTCCCACTGGCCCGACCGATCATCGCCGTGGTCTCCATCCTCTCCATCGTCACGGCGTGGAAGGACTTCCTCTGGCCGCTGCTCGTGCTGCCCGACCCGGCACGGCAACCGCTGAGCGTGTTCCTCCAGCGCGTCGCCCAGGACACCCCGCTCAACAGCCTGGTGGCCGGGCTCGTCATGGCCTCCCTGCCGCTGGTCGCCCTCTTCCTCGTCTTCC